Proteins co-encoded in one Actinomadura luteofluorescens genomic window:
- a CDS encoding TerC family protein produces the protein MADIPAWAWGATIALIIALFVFDLLVAVRRPHAVHIREATFWSVFYIAVAVLFGGAVWMLAGSAAGTEYFSGWIVEKSLSVDNLFVFVIIMAKFSVPAEYQQKTLLFGIAAALLLRVVLIAVGAAAINLFSFTFLIFGLILIWTAVQLIRHRNEEPDVEDTFLVRRARRILPVSQDFHGGRMLAHEDGQRVMTPLLLVFVAIGSTDVLFALDSIPAVFGVTDDPFIVFTANAFALLGLRALYFLIEGLLERLVYLSIGLSVILAFIGCKLILEFLHQDVSTSVPEIPTPLSLGVILVILLFTTGASLVRVHHHPEERAKAGSLRGRREKKPREEEPSAR, from the coding sequence ATGGCCGACATACCCGCATGGGCCTGGGGCGCGACGATCGCACTGATCATCGCGCTCTTCGTGTTCGACCTGCTGGTCGCCGTCCGGCGCCCGCACGCGGTCCACATCCGGGAGGCGACGTTCTGGTCGGTGTTCTACATCGCGGTCGCGGTCCTGTTCGGCGGCGCGGTGTGGATGCTCGCCGGGTCGGCGGCGGGCACCGAGTACTTCTCCGGCTGGATCGTGGAGAAGAGCCTGTCGGTCGACAACCTCTTCGTCTTCGTGATCATCATGGCGAAGTTCTCGGTGCCCGCCGAGTACCAGCAGAAGACGCTGCTGTTCGGCATCGCGGCGGCGCTGCTCCTGCGGGTGGTCCTGATCGCGGTCGGCGCCGCCGCGATCAACCTGTTCTCCTTCACGTTCCTGATCTTCGGGCTGATCCTGATCTGGACGGCGGTCCAGCTCATCCGGCATCGCAACGAGGAACCCGACGTGGAGGACACCTTCCTCGTCCGCCGCGCCCGCAGGATCCTGCCGGTCAGCCAGGACTTCCACGGCGGGCGGATGCTCGCCCACGAGGACGGCCAGCGCGTGATGACGCCGCTGCTGCTGGTCTTCGTCGCCATCGGCAGCACGGACGTGCTGTTCGCGCTGGACTCCATCCCGGCCGTGTTCGGCGTCACCGACGACCCGTTCATCGTCTTCACCGCCAACGCGTTCGCCCTGCTCGGGCTGCGCGCCCTCTACTTCCTCATCGAGGGCCTGCTCGAACGCCTCGTCTACCTGTCGATCGGCCTGTCGGTGATCCTCGCGTTCATCGGCTGCAAGCTGATCCTGGAGTTCCTGCACCAGGACGTCTCCACGTCCGTCCCCGAGATCCCGACGCCCCTCTCCCTGGGCGTGATCCTGGTGATCCTGCTGTTCACGACCGGTGCCAGCCTGGTCCGCGTCCACCACCACCCGGAGGAGAGGGCCAAGGCCGGCTCCCTGCGCGGCCGCCGGGAGAAGAAGCCCCGCGAAGAGGAGCCGAGCGCCCGCTGA
- the ygfZ gene encoding CAF17-like 4Fe-4S cluster assembly/insertion protein YgfZ: MESPLLQSPGAVAADAPDQEVAAHYGDPAREQRALEDGTAFVDRSNRGVVRVSGPDRLSWLHSLLSQHLDGLKPAEPTEALLLGPNGHIEHHLFLVDDGEAVWAHVEPGAAPALVEFLDRMRFMLRVEVADVSDEFMVVTGPGGPDDGRPAWPDVAGTTTRIVPRGEFPEGPKPAGIWAYEALRIAEHRPRAGLDTDHRTIPHEAGYVETAVHLNKGCYRGQETVARVHNLGRPPRRLVFLHLDGSVDRLPAHGDPVEVPGGRTVGFVGSAARHHELGPIALALVKRNVPVDAELLAGGVAAAQEVVVSPETGANAQIALRRRPAKHG, translated from the coding sequence ATGGAGAGCCCTCTGCTGCAGTCGCCCGGAGCCGTCGCCGCCGACGCGCCCGACCAGGAGGTCGCCGCGCACTACGGGGACCCGGCGCGGGAGCAACGCGCCCTGGAGGACGGGACGGCGTTCGTCGACCGGAGCAACCGGGGCGTCGTCCGCGTCTCGGGGCCCGACCGGCTGAGCTGGCTGCACAGCCTGCTGAGCCAGCACCTGGACGGGCTGAAGCCGGCGGAGCCGACCGAGGCGCTGCTGCTCGGCCCGAACGGGCACATCGAGCACCACCTGTTCCTCGTCGACGACGGCGAGGCCGTGTGGGCCCACGTCGAGCCGGGCGCGGCCCCGGCGCTGGTGGAGTTCCTCGACCGGATGCGGTTCATGCTGCGCGTCGAGGTCGCCGACGTGTCGGACGAGTTCATGGTGGTCACCGGGCCGGGCGGCCCCGACGACGGCCGTCCCGCCTGGCCGGACGTCGCGGGCACGACGACGCGGATCGTCCCGCGCGGCGAGTTCCCGGAGGGCCCGAAGCCGGCGGGGATCTGGGCGTACGAGGCGCTGCGCATCGCCGAGCACCGCCCCCGGGCCGGCCTCGACACCGACCACCGGACGATCCCGCACGAGGCCGGGTACGTGGAGACGGCCGTCCACCTGAACAAGGGCTGCTACCGGGGACAGGAGACCGTCGCGCGCGTCCACAACCTGGGGCGGCCCCCGCGCCGCCTGGTGTTCCTGCACCTGGACGGCAGCGTCGACCGGCTGCCCGCGCACGGCGACCCGGTGGAGGTCCCCGGGGGCCGGACGGTCGGGTTCGTCGGGTCGGCGGCGCGGCACCACGAGCTGGGGCCGATCGCGCTGGCGCTGGTCAAGCGGAACGTCCCGGTGGACGCGGAGCTGCTCGCGGGCGGCGTCGCGGCGGCGCAGGAGGTCGTCGTGTCACCGGAGACGGGCGCGAACGCGCAGATCGCTCTGCGCCGCCGGCCCGCGAAACACGGGTAG
- the dtd gene encoding D-aminoacyl-tRNA deacylase, translating into MRAVVQRVSQASVSVDGRVVGAIEGPGLLVLVGVTHDDGAESARRLASKLWGLRILDGEKSCSDVNAPLLVVSQFTLYGDARKGRRPSWTAAAPGPVAEPLVDAVVRELRELGAKVETGEFGADMKVALVNDGPITLILDV; encoded by the coding sequence ATGCGTGCTGTAGTCCAGAGGGTGAGCCAGGCCAGCGTGTCCGTGGACGGGCGCGTCGTCGGCGCGATCGAGGGGCCGGGACTGCTGGTCCTGGTCGGCGTGACGCACGACGACGGCGCGGAAAGCGCCCGCAGGCTGGCGTCCAAGCTGTGGGGGCTGCGGATCCTGGACGGCGAGAAGTCGTGTTCCGACGTGAACGCGCCGCTGCTCGTCGTGAGCCAATTCACTCTCTACGGGGACGCGCGGAAGGGCCGCCGTCCGAGCTGGACGGCCGCCGCGCCCGGTCCCGTCGCCGAACCCCTGGTGGACGCGGTGGTCCGGGAGCTGCGCGAGCTGGGCGCGAAGGTCGAGACAGGGGAGTTCGGGGCGGACATGAAGGTCGCGCTGGTCAACGACGGGCCGATCACGCTGATCCTGGACGTCTGA
- a CDS encoding Fur family transcriptional regulator has product MVESWQEELRAKGYRVTPQRQLVLEAVTNLEHATPEEICTEVQRTARGVNISTVYRTLELLEELGLVKHAHLGHGPPNYHLAAEAEHIHLVCRGCHTVEDVDPRAAAGLADVLARDFGFETDVHHLTVYGRCKDCREA; this is encoded by the coding sequence ATGGTCGAGTCGTGGCAGGAGGAGCTGCGGGCCAAGGGCTACCGGGTGACCCCGCAACGCCAGCTGGTGCTCGAAGCGGTCACCAACCTGGAGCACGCGACCCCCGAGGAGATCTGCACCGAGGTGCAGCGCACGGCCCGCGGCGTGAACATCTCCACCGTATACCGGACGCTCGAACTCCTGGAGGAGCTCGGGCTCGTCAAGCACGCCCATCTCGGGCACGGCCCGCCGAACTACCATCTCGCCGCCGAGGCCGAGCACATCCATCTCGTCTGCCGGGGCTGCCACACCGTGGAGGACGTCGACCCGCGCGCGGCGGCCGGCCTGGCCGACGTCCTGGCGCGCGACTTCGGCTTCGAGACCGACGTCCACCACCTGACCGTCTACGGGCGCTGCAAGGACTGCCGCGAGGCGTAG
- a CDS encoding GIDE domain-containing protein has product MTPLTMSMVVPLIIAAGLLAAGWVWRIRFRNLRRAVQTDCAGLAGLHDGVPCQVSGTALAVQPAPFSGRPCAWYKTKATASTKTGKRVFVDERSTTPFPLRDGTGHVVIDPATAAVDGAVRTMDERRPANGDLPGVDGEVAEYRYEEWILPADRPLFVLGTATGGSVGKDKETGQYAISTRTRREYRRRAVMFMGIGYGGGAAVFLACAAVVALDHLYLG; this is encoded by the coding sequence GTGACGCCCCTCACCATGAGCATGGTGGTCCCGCTGATCATCGCCGCGGGCCTGCTGGCCGCGGGCTGGGTCTGGCGGATCCGGTTCCGCAACCTGCGTCGCGCCGTCCAGACCGACTGCGCCGGCCTCGCCGGGCTCCACGACGGCGTCCCGTGCCAGGTCAGCGGGACGGCCCTCGCCGTCCAGCCCGCGCCGTTCTCGGGCCGCCCCTGCGCCTGGTACAAGACGAAGGCGACGGCCAGCACGAAGACGGGCAAGCGGGTCTTCGTCGACGAGAGGTCGACGACGCCGTTCCCTCTGCGGGACGGGACGGGGCACGTCGTCATCGACCCCGCCACCGCGGCCGTCGACGGCGCCGTCCGGACGATGGACGAGCGCCGCCCCGCGAACGGGGACCTGCCCGGCGTGGACGGGGAGGTAGCCGAGTACCGGTACGAGGAGTGGATCCTGCCGGCCGACCGGCCGCTCTTCGTTCTCGGCACCGCGACCGGCGGCTCCGTCGGCAAGGACAAGGAGACCGGCCAGTACGCCATCAGCACGCGGACGCGCCGCGAGTACCGGCGCCGGGCCGTGATGTTCATGGGGATCGGGTACGGCGGCGGCGCGGCCGTCTTCCTCGCCTGCGCGGCCGTCGTCGCCCTCGACCACCTCTACCTCGGCTGA
- a CDS encoding FABP family protein: MDVELHPDLEPLKFLLGTWEGAGVGGYPTIESFNFGQEISFTHVGKPFLIYASRTWKIEEDGTLGRPLGMETGYWRPRPDHQVEVTLAHPTGIVEIYVGDVAFNRVELHTDVVARTESAKEVTGGHRLYGLIGEDLGWAYDMAAMGHELQSHLSAQLKKVS, from the coding sequence ATGGACGTTGAGCTGCACCCCGACCTTGAGCCGCTGAAGTTCCTCCTCGGCACCTGGGAGGGCGCCGGCGTGGGCGGCTATCCCACGATCGAGTCGTTCAACTTCGGCCAGGAGATCTCGTTCACGCACGTCGGGAAGCCGTTCCTGATCTACGCGAGCCGGACCTGGAAGATCGAGGAGGACGGCACGCTCGGGCGTCCGCTGGGCATGGAGACGGGGTACTGGCGGCCGCGGCCCGACCACCAGGTGGAGGTCACGCTGGCCCACCCGACGGGCATCGTCGAGATCTACGTGGGGGACGTGGCGTTCAACCGCGTGGAGCTGCACACGGACGTCGTCGCGCGGACGGAGTCGGCCAAGGAGGTCACCGGCGGCCACCGCCTCTACGGGCTGATCGGCGAGGACCTCGGCTGGGCGTACGACATGGCGGCGATGGGGCACGAGCTCCAGTCGCACCTGTCGGCCCAGCTGAAGAAGGTCTCCTGA
- a CDS encoding DinB family protein, whose translation MNVDNARAVTGERADLLAELAKARHFLRFTTRDLTDEQAGRRTTASELCLGGLVKHVTSCERGWVDFILEGASAMGDFTQMTEEDWKRRADEFTMLPGETLAGVLDAYAEVASRTDELVPTLPDLDLRHELPKAPWNTDTHWSIRRVLLHITAETAQHAGHADIIRESLDGAKSMG comes from the coding sequence ATGAACGTTGACAATGCGCGGGCGGTCACCGGGGAGCGGGCGGACCTGCTGGCGGAGCTCGCGAAGGCGCGGCACTTCCTCCGGTTCACCACGCGGGACCTCACCGACGAGCAGGCCGGGCGGCGGACCACGGCGAGCGAGCTTTGCCTCGGCGGCCTCGTCAAGCACGTCACGTCCTGCGAGCGGGGCTGGGTGGACTTCATCCTCGAAGGCGCCTCCGCGATGGGCGACTTCACCCAGATGACCGAGGAGGACTGGAAGCGCCGCGCGGACGAGTTCACGATGCTCCCCGGCGAGACGCTGGCCGGGGTCCTGGACGCCTACGCCGAGGTGGCCAGCCGGACCGACGAACTCGTCCCGACCCTGCCCGACCTGGACCTCCGGCACGAGCTGCCCAAGGCCCCGTGGAACACCGACACGCACTGGTCGATCCGCCGGGTGCTGCTGCACATCACGGCCGAGACGGCCCAGCACGCGGGCCACGCCGACATCATCCGGGAGTCGCTGGACGGCGCCAAGAGCATGGGCTGA
- a CDS encoding DsrE family protein, whose amino-acid sequence MARPLVIKVTAGADAPERCNQAFTVAAAAAASGVPVSLWLTGESAWFALPGRAAGFSLPHATPLDDLLGVILAAGRVTLCTQCAARREIGPDDVLPGVRIAGAPTFVEEITLPDVQALVY is encoded by the coding sequence ATGGCAAGACCACTGGTCATCAAGGTGACGGCTGGCGCGGACGCCCCCGAGCGCTGCAACCAGGCGTTCACGGTCGCGGCGGCCGCCGCGGCGAGCGGGGTCCCGGTCTCCCTCTGGCTGACCGGGGAGTCGGCGTGGTTCGCGCTGCCAGGACGGGCCGCCGGGTTCTCACTGCCCCACGCCACTCCCCTGGACGACCTTCTCGGCGTCATCCTCGCGGCGGGCCGCGTCACGCTCTGCACCCAGTGCGCCGCCCGCCGCGAGATCGGCCCGGACGACGTCCTGCCCGGCGTCCGCATCGCCGGCGCCCCGACCTTCGTCGAGGAGATCACCCTTCCGGACGTCCAGGCCCTCGTGTACTGA
- a CDS encoding 3-keto-5-aminohexanoate cleavage protein — MGATTLITVAPTGAESAKADVPALPVTLDELVRTAEECEAAGAAVIHVHVRDDDTRPTLDPFLLRDTVTALRESTGLIVQLSTGGAVTDPYEDRLRVLDAGPDMCSLTCGTVNFGDDVFMNPWSFMVELYKRTQELEVVPEFELFDLGHITSLRRLLDKHGLPYGGHVHCDLVMGVPGGMPGDARTLVAAVEALPEGATWSATGIGRTSLPVLFAALSAGGHLRVGMEDTVTFAKGRPVTANVELVERAAQAAHLAGRPPMAPAEARTLLATRPR; from the coding sequence ATGGGAGCAACGACGCTCATCACGGTGGCGCCCACGGGCGCGGAGTCCGCCAAGGCGGACGTTCCGGCCCTGCCCGTCACCCTGGATGAACTGGTCCGGACGGCCGAGGAGTGCGAGGCGGCCGGCGCGGCCGTGATCCACGTGCACGTCCGCGACGACGACACGCGGCCCACCCTCGACCCGTTCCTGCTGCGGGACACGGTGACGGCGCTGCGGGAGAGCACGGGCCTGATCGTCCAGTTGTCCACGGGCGGCGCGGTCACCGACCCGTACGAGGACCGGCTCCGCGTCCTGGATGCCGGGCCCGACATGTGCTCGCTCACCTGCGGGACGGTCAACTTCGGCGACGACGTGTTCATGAACCCGTGGTCGTTCATGGTGGAGCTGTACAAGCGCACCCAGGAGCTGGAGGTCGTCCCCGAGTTCGAGCTGTTCGACCTCGGGCACATCACGTCGCTGCGCCGCCTCCTGGACAAGCACGGGCTCCCCTACGGCGGCCACGTCCACTGCGACCTGGTGATGGGCGTCCCGGGCGGGATGCCGGGCGACGCCCGCACCCTCGTCGCCGCCGTCGAGGCCCTCCCGGAAGGCGCCACGTGGTCGGCCACCGGCATCGGCCGGACGTCCCTGCCCGTCCTGTTCGCGGCCCTGTCGGCCGGCGGCCACCTGCGGGTCGGCATGGAGGACACGGTCACCTTCGCCAAGGGCCGCCCGGTCACGGCGAACGTCGAGCTGGTGGAACGCGCGGCCCAGGCGGCGCACCTGGCCGGGCGCCCGCCGATGGCGCCCGCCGAGGCCCGCACCCTCCTCGCCACCAGACCCCGCTGA